AACATCACTTACCGCCCACATCAACCCACTGAGATTTTTCCACACTCCAAAACTTGCCAGGCAGACCAAAATTTCGCTCATATAACACAAGCTTCCACCGGTCATCATCCGAGAGCTTACTTTTCCACCCCTTCATCTTCGTATTCGGCACACCCTCGGAAATCCGCCAATACCATACCGCATCAGAATAGAGCTTCATCCGTTCAGGGTTTCGAAAATCGGTAGCCCCTGCCTTGACCGGCTTCCCATCTTTTCCATGGCAGCTGGCACAATTGACATCTGGATTCGCTTCGCCCGCGAAAAGCTTGCGTCCCTCTTCCAGCTTCTGTGCATCCTCCCACCAATTCGCCGGCATGTGTTTATCCGCATACTCAGCGGGAGCCGGGGGTGGAGGCACTATCGGCCCCTCACTCTCCTGACCACCACTACAGGCGACTAGTAATCCCAGACTCAGAGCGACCGGGACATGAGGAAATCGAAATTTCATAAACTTAGAACCACGACTTTACAGGAACAAAACGGGTACGGTGGCAGACCAACAGCAACGACTACGCCTTTTTCTTACCCTGCGACCTCCCCTTACCCCTCACCTTATCACCAGGAGAACTGAGGAGCCGAGCGCCAATTGCCCCGCCAGCCACCAGGACAGCTGCACCACTTCCCCACCAAATCCAAGACGGTGGGTTCCCTGCACTACATTCTACTCCAAAATCAACCCGGATCTTCCGATCACTTTCGAGATCTTTAACGTCGAATTCAACTTTCAAATTCTTCTGCTCTCCACGCGCTTCAATCAGCAACGGATCACCAAGATTGTCGTTATGGAGATGAAACATGGCTTTATAGTACCCATCCCCATTAGTTTTTACGACCTGACCATACGAAATCCTCGTGTCCTTCACGAGCACATCGGTATTCGAGACACCAACCCCGCCCTCCCCACAGACATAGCCTTCAACCATGAAGCGGTGATCGGCTTCGTGCGTCGCCGAAGTTATGGAAGGAAAACCGGCATTCAGAACGATATAACCTACAACTACGAGTAGCCGTCCTGACGCTCTCTTACCAAACCTCACGCTCAATTGCTTACTCGTCGCTCCTCAAAAAATGCACACCGCCGGAGCCCGAGCGCGCCGCATCGGGGCACGGGTTTCTAGCACAGCAACTGGTCTTTGTCAATGAACAGACAGGCCTTCCGAGAGGGACATGGATGCCAAGGGCATCGTTTGTTAGGATCTAGAATACATGTATAGATGATGACGTGAGCGAGGATATGAAAACCGATCGGTCTTGTTCGCCTCTCCGTCGACACCCAACGGGTGAGGCTTCGACCCTTCGCGGGTGAAAAGAACGATCCCTGGCTGCCCTGCCATCCCCCTCGACTCAGGTAGGTTCTACTTTACTCAGTGCACCCCACGGACAGGGATGGTGCAAAGAAAATGCGATGACGAAATCTATTTCGTCCGGATAACCAGGAAAGCTGAGCCGCATCGATGAGGGGTTCGGTCGGTCACGCGCGGCTTCGCTTTTCACGGTTCGCTAGAGGTAGCCCCGTGTGCGTGCATCCTCTTCGACGCGAGCCGCTTCTGCGCAGCGCTCGGATTCTTTTTTCGATGCCCAGGCCTCCCACGACTTGCCGTTTGCCGTATCTTCGCCGGTAAAGGCGATCGAGATGATCGATGCGTAGGAGATAGTGCGAGGGGAGGGATTGTCCTCAGGAAAAAAATCGATTGAGGGATGCTCTCCGCTGGCGTGGCGGTTAAAGAGAAACCCGACGATGTGCTCACCCGATGCCAGCCCAAGTGTTACATCGCCACGGTAATCGAAGGCCATCTCAATGGCCTCCGCCTTTTCTTGTTCCGTGGCCGGCGTAACCATACGGCCTTCCAGGGAACCGGATGGACTGGATGAATGGCTTTTGGTATCAGTCATGACAAGGCCCCGTCAAGCGTACCTAAAGACTCGTGCCATGGTTCGACGAATGACATGTGACGCAATTATCGCGAGGTCGGCATTAAGGTCAACTTCGCCGTGCGCGCAAAGCCTGACACGGTGCCGAAGGTATCACTTACCGCCGAAGCCTCATATCCACAATGGACCATGCATTCGGCGCATTTCTCGTTGGCGCTTGTGCCGTAGTCCTGCCAGGCCGTGGTCTCCATTAACTCGCGGAAGCTCTTCGTATACCCTTCCTGCAAGAGGTAACAGGGCTTCTGCCAGCCGAACACATTGTATGTGGGATTCCCCCAGGGCGTGCACTGATACTCTTTCTTCCCCATCAGAAAATCCAGGAAGAGCGGGGACTGATTGAACTTCCACGACCCCTTCGGCTGACCGAGAATCTTCGAGAACAGCTCCTTTGTCTTGGCCTTCTTCAGGAAATGTTGTTGATCCGGCGCTTTGTGATAGCTATAGCCCGGCGAAATCATCATGCCTTCCACGCCGAGCGACATCATCTCATCAAAGAACTGGCGCACCCGGTCCGGGTTGGCATCGTCGAACAGCGTGGTGTTCGTCGTCACGCGATGGCCCAGCTTCAGCGCTTCCTTGATCGCCTTGACCGCCACGTCGTAGACCCCATCTCGGCAGACTGCGAGATCGTGCTCCTTCTTCAATCCATCCATATGTACACTGAACGTCAGATACTTCGACGGTGCGAACTCTTTGAGTTTGCGTTCCATCAAGATCGCATTCGTGCAGACATAGAGATAGCGCTTCTGCGCCACCAAGCCCTCGACGATCCGTCCGATTTCGGGATGGATCATCGGCTCCCCTCCTGGGATAGCGACGATCGGCGCACCACATTCCTCAGCCGCGGCCCAGCACTGCTCCGGGGTCAATCGTTTATCGAGCACATGGTCGGGATATTGGATTTTCCCGCAGCCAGCACAAGCCAGGTTGCAGCGAAACAGCGGTTCCAACATCAACACCAAGGGATATCGCTTGATCCCCTTCAGCTTATTCGAAAGGACGTAACTTGCCACGGTATACATCTGGGAAATCGGAACAGCCATTCCGCTCTCCTTCACCTAACTGATTGTACTTTTAAGAGCCCTGTCTATATCTGAACAGCTACATCAGTATAGCTGTACTTGGAGGCACAAGAATGTTCGGGATTGTAACATCTCGCCTATAAGTCGTCAATTTCCTTATCGATCAGACCGAGAAGAGCCGCAACGAAGAATTGCCCACGGCCATCTCGACAAGCATGGGATCAACACCTATGTGACTGACATGATCTTTTTTTAGTAGTTTTCTGACCCGCGACAAAGATACTTCCCGCTCAGGCGAATACACGGACAGGCACAAGTCTCGTCCGTACCTTATGCAACCATGCCTTAGAGAAGAGAATACATATTGGAAGGGCTCATCCCATCGACACAAAGTCTCCCTGTCTCAATGTCGAAAGAGAAAATCTGACGAATTATTGTTCGTCTGCGACCGAGCAGAAAGCGGTTGCTAAAGGATAAGCCACTCCACACAAAATTTACGAGGACATGGCTCAGACGTCAAGCAAAGTCAATTCCAGTACTGACGCCGATGTCTATCCAGCCAGCTGTCGTGAAGAGCTGATTCTATCTTTAGTGGGTTACCGATGCGGGCAGCAACGTATGGAGGCGCCGAGCGGGTTCGAACCGCTGCATCGCAGTTTTGCAGACTGCTCCCTTACCACTTGGGTACGGCGCCCCGGGATCGGCATTATAATCGCTTCGTTTTCCAGAACTCAAGACAAGAACGACGCCAGCATATTAGATCTCACTTGCAATTCGAGGAGAGGAAGGAAGTATAGGTTCTGACCGAAGCTTAGAGGAAATCCCTCGATTCTTAGTACTGAGAAGCAAACCATACAAAATGAGCATGGCAAAACCGAGGTGATGATAACTTTTTAAGGCTTCCCATCTGACTCTCCCCACCACTTCATAATTCAGTACCATCGTCAGGACCACATACACCGCCAGCATCGTGTATCCTGTTCGGCTCAACGCTCCGCTCATCTTTGTTGCTGCAGCTACGACGATACAGGCCGCCGGTATCATCCAGACGAGATGCTGGTCCCACGTGATGGGCGAAAGAAACAGTGCCAAGAGAAGGACTCCCGCACACTCTCGCCCCCATTCCGAATCTCCAGGCCCTTGAAATGTTCGCCGACTAGACCAGGCGAATAATCCGACGATACTGATGACAGCCACCCCAACAATGGCGTTCGCCAGCGGTCCAGGAAAATCCAACACCGGCTTGTAACTCTCATCTACCAGCCGCAATCGATGAGTTGGGGGATAGGTCACAAGATACCGCAGCATGGTATGGCGGAGCGAAAGGTTGGCCTTCTGCAGCTCATTTTCCTGCCGCCCCTCCACCTGTCGATCAAGTACCGATAACACAGCATTCCTCGTCCATTCCATGTGATGGTCCCACCAACTCGTCGGCCCCATATAAAGAATGGGCAGCAGAATCCAAAGAACGGTCGCGAGGACCGTGTATGAGGCAAGCCGCCACTGCCGCTTCCAGAGAAACAGCAGCACGAAGAGCGCAGGCGTAATCTTCAGAACGATGCTGAAGCCCATCAAGGCAGCGCCCAGCCATTCCCTCCCGACCCATATCGCATAGATTGCCCCAGCAATAATCCCTAACAGCATGAGATGTGGACCGCCGTCATCAAGATCGTTCAAGATGAACTGGAGTGTTAATGCACCTGCGCCGACTCCTATCAGCAATCGACTCCACGGTGGCGTGACGGATGATCCACACACCATCCGGTGAAAGAATATCACCGTCATGACTAAACATCCGATAGCCACGGCATACCGCAGGGCCAGACTTGGATTTCTTTCCAGCATGAGCAGTGGAGCAAAATAAATCCCGGTGGTTGGCAAATACATGTAGCAGTAGTCATTGGCGTAGAGATATTCGCCGGTGAGAAAGCGCCGTCCGATCTCGCGATGGATATCGATGTCACGGAAGTGATACGACCGCCCGAAGGAAATAATGTAGCCGTGTATGACTGCGGCAATGGTAAGGCCGAGTCTTGCTAGTCGGACAAAGAACGGAGTTTTGGCGAGATCACAAATCCAATGGATGATCGATTGCAATTGCATGCTGCCACGCACAGTGACATGCGCCAGAACGACACGTCAATTGTTTCTTTGATGAGCCATGTCCAGAGGGAAACTGAATAGGTGCGAAATGCCGTAGTGCGAGAACTGAACTATCTGTGAGGCAGGACTGGAATTTCTTTGCCGAGCGTTGAGGGCTGATCGCCCTGAGGAATAAGAGGTTCCCATCCGTTAGCAGCAATGGAAGCAGCGGGCTCACTACTGCCTTCCGCTTCTTTCTCCTTCGCGAGCTGCTCCACTTCCACAATCAGCGTGTCCATCAGTTCTTCTATCGGGACCTTTCGGACAAGCTTGCCTTTCTTGAACAAAATACCTTTCCCCTCGCCGCCGGCAATCCCGATATCGGCTTCTTTTCCTTCTCCGATCCCATTCACCACACAGCCGAGCACGGATACGTTCAACGGTGTCTTGATATGGCCGAGTTTTTTCTCCAATTCATTCGCCATTCTGACAACATCGATCTCGACCCGTCCACACGTCGGACAGGCGATGACGTTGATTCCGCGGTGGCGGAGTTCGAGCGACTTTAGAATCTCATAGCCGACCTTCACTTCTTCTACCGGATCAGCAGCAAGCGACACCCGCAACGTATCCCCGATTCCCTGAGAAAGAAGATATCCGAGGCCCATGGCCGACTTCACAGCGCCGGTCATCGCCGTACCGGCTTCGGTGATGCCGATGTGCAAGGGATAGTTCGACTGCATCGCAAAGAGGTAGTAGGCATCAATCGC
The Candidatus Nitrospira nitrosa DNA segment above includes these coding regions:
- a CDS encoding c-type cytochrome; protein product: MKFRFPHVPVALSLGLLVACSGGQESEGPIVPPPPAPAEYADKHMPANWWEDAQKLEEGRKLFAGEANPDVNCASCHGKDGKPVKAGATDFRNPERMKLYSDAVWYWRISEGVPNTKMKGWKSKLSDDDRWKLVLYERNFGLPGKFWSVEKSQWVDVGGK
- a CDS encoding glycosyltransferase 87 family protein, whose protein sequence is MQLQSIIHWICDLAKTPFFVRLARLGLTIAAVIHGYIISFGRSYHFRDIDIHREIGRRFLTGEYLYANDYCYMYLPTTGIYFAPLLMLERNPSLALRYAVAIGCLVMTVIFFHRMVCGSSVTPPWSRLLIGVGAGALTLQFILNDLDDGGPHLMLLGIIAGAIYAIWVGREWLGAALMGFSIVLKITPALFVLLFLWKRQWRLASYTVLATVLWILLPILYMGPTSWWDHHMEWTRNAVLSVLDRQVEGRQENELQKANLSLRHTMLRYLVTYPPTHRLRLVDESYKPVLDFPGPLANAIVGVAVISIVGLFAWSSRRTFQGPGDSEWGRECAGVLLLALFLSPITWDQHLVWMIPAACIVVAAATKMSGALSRTGYTMLAVYVVLTMVLNYEVVGRVRWEALKSYHHLGFAMLILYGLLLSTKNRGISSKLRSEPILPSSPRIASEI
- the hpnH gene encoding adenosyl-hopene transferase HpnH, with amino-acid sequence MAVPISQMYTVASYVLSNKLKGIKRYPLVLMLEPLFRCNLACAGCGKIQYPDHVLDKRLTPEQCWAAAEECGAPIVAIPGGEPMIHPEIGRIVEGLVAQKRYLYVCTNAILMERKLKEFAPSKYLTFSVHMDGLKKEHDLAVCRDGVYDVAVKAIKEALKLGHRVTTNTTLFDDANPDRVRQFFDEMMSLGVEGMMISPGYSYHKAPDQQHFLKKAKTKELFSKILGQPKGSWKFNQSPLFLDFLMGKKEYQCTPWGNPTYNVFGWQKPCYLLQEGYTKSFRELMETTAWQDYGTSANEKCAECMVHCGYEASAVSDTFGTVSGFARTAKLTLMPTSR
- the ispG gene encoding flavodoxin-dependent (E)-4-hydroxy-3-methylbut-2-enyl-diphosphate synthase, with translation MHISRRKTRQIQVGSVKIGGDAPVSVQSMCSTDTRDANATIEEIRRLEEVGCELIRVAVPDEEAAAALPKIKAAMTVPLIADIHFDHRLALKAAKIVDCVRINPGNIGAWWKVEEVIKAVNDRGIPLRVGVNGGSLERPLLEKYGWPSPEALAESALNAVRSLEDVGFTNMKVSLKASDVHHAIDAYYLFAMQSNYPLHIGITEAGTAMTGAVKSAMGLGYLLSQGIGDTLRVSLAADPVEEVKVGYEILKSLELRHRGINVIACPTCGRVEIDVVRMANELEKKLGHIKTPLNVSVLGCVVNGIGEGKEADIGIAGGEGKGILFKKGKLVRKVPIEELMDTLIVEVEQLAKEKEAEGSSEPAASIAANGWEPLIPQGDQPSTLGKEIPVLPHR